The DNA sequence CTATAAGTAAAAGTAATCAGTAATTTTGTACAAGAAGGAAGTATGATTTGAATTTTGTCAACTGGCAGATCACATGTGACCAACTCCAAAAGTCCTAGACTGCAAAAGAAGTGCAAATAGCAGAGCATATgaagtgaaattgaaaaaagtattcaatctgttttttttttctttttctacttTGAGGAAGGGAGCTGCtaataaaatggcaaaaaacacaaaaaggaCAAGAACAGAGATATCCGCACCAAATCTATCCTTTGCTATTTTGTCAGAGACACTTTCTAATGCCACCATCTTTTCTCTGAATGTTTTAGTGAATTCAGCCATTTCCTGAAATTCAGGCTCCCTGTTTTTCAGCATCCATGATGATGCCATGTTCCTCATAGAATCACTCATTCTGCTCATTAATCCTGGACTTTGCTTCTTAACTGATGTAAGCTCCTGaagtaaaacaaatttaaaaattgattagagagagtgaggaaaaaaattccttgtGTTGCAAATGCCACAGTCCTCAGGCAGCAATTTCAAAACCTTGATCACAGTTTTTTTACTATACTGACCTCCCAGCCAGCAAATAGCATATGTGTACAGACTGAGAAAACtaggttagtaagatgtttgttatatctcttggaaattgaatcgAACCAGCTAAATTCATACATACCCAAGTTTTGGCAGTGAGAAACACGTGGAAATTGTCATTAAAAGACATCACAGGGTGGTCAGCTATCCTACTAACAAACTTGTTGAGAGCAATTTGACGCAACTTGAGGAATTCTGTGCTAAACCTATCAAAACGCTTGGAAAATGACTTTTTCTCTGGCAGTGgctgaaaacaaatttcaaatttacaaataattataaatcaaATGTATTTGATGCATGCTATCACAACTGGATACATCATCCTTGGAAGGATGCTAATGGCACACATTTTTAGAGAACTCACCTTCCACCAATTAAACCAGATTCAGTGACCAAATTTAGATAAATTTTGCTCGTGCTATAATAGttaacactaaaatttggtatcaacaCTAAAGTTGAAGGGTGACTGGTCATGCGAGAGGAATGAGGCAGAGGAGGATAGTAACATCGATAACACGCATCCAAAAAATAGGTATTTTTATTGAGCTTATGCAACTAATCCCGCATTTGAATTTCTGGTTCCTGTATGTAGATTGTAATGTGTAGACTGTTTCTGTTATGTAATTTCTCTGTAACCGtttgtgaaaataaaattattgaaaataaaaaaaaaaaaaaaaaaagctgataTGGGGTAAACTTCCACCCTAaagataccaaattttagtttttcactttccttCTTTTGTTTCCTCACACTTGTGCTTTGCTACGGAACGTAAATTTGAGGCTTatataaaataacaattatcattattattgttgtcattTATCAGGGAAACTGAACACTTACAGGTACAATATGAGTGGGGTAGCTTTCCTCAAGTCTTTGTCTAAGCCAAAGGAAATCCTGGTATCTTCTTCGAACAGTATACTCTGGATGATCAAATTGTCCTCTTGTAGTCTGTAGTAAGAAAATAACGTTGGTCCCGAAGGATAAATTTTTGGTTTAGCTGCTATGCAAATGAAGGTAAAAAATCAGCTGATTTAATAGCTCCCACCGTAGTGACTCCTTCTAgtataatagggagcttaagcatgcaacgtttttgagccacgcaCAGCAACCCCAAGTGAAATGTTTTCCCATTTGACCTGTCTTCTCACTACCACGTTAACATTGTCAAGCATATTTTTGCCAGTACAGACGATTAGTTTGTACATCTGGGGGAGAtcactgtcctggcatgcgaaatgttTACTTCCGGCTTCCGTACTTGGCTCAAAAATGTcacttgcttaagctctctaataatTGCGTAGTAGTAATTCCTGTAAATCAAGTTATTTTGTGAGAGTCTTAATTCTTCATGTGCTGACATTGAGATATGTcacagttaaaaaaacaaattttgaagaagtgTCAGAAAAACACCATCTAAGGTGCCATCAATACACTACACGCACCAGGCTTAAATTCCATGGCTGTAGTGCGAAGTGGTTGCCCACAGTCAAAGGCACCCAAAAGGTTCAAGTTTTCTACAGGTGCTACCCTCCTTAGGGAAAGGGTAGGGCAACATTCCTGATGGAACAGTCAGTTTTGTCAACTTTATGGCTCTTGCAACGCAGGAGAGTgtaataaaaacaacattaGAGCGATATGTATTTCACACAACAATGTGACACAATGATGAAACAATGTTACAAACTACAAGCCAACTGTAACCAACCTTGGTAGTGACATTATAACTGACATAGCTCCCAATGTGTTTTTCAGGATCATCAACAGTGACATGCAAATCCTTTACTTGAGCCATTTCATCATAACCACCTATCCTAAAAGATTCCAGGAATACTGTGCTTTGCTCAATTTCTGATTCGCCAAAATCAATGGACTTGTCTGCTTCTTCCTGAGTGCTCTATAAAAATACATTACCGGTATTTTCTCCATATATTTTTGTCATCCGCTGAATAACATGATACACACAGATAGTAACTAATCTctcttttaaagaaaatgatttgcCCATGTGACTGAATCTGGGGCCATCCCTGTTCTTCAGGGTCCGgatgttcaaagcccgattaagctaaccctTGCTTaacgtaaattttaattgctatttatttaccactaaaggaggatttgccacaaaattgtggcccaataaggttatgaattacaaatttctttaccTTAAACCTTCATCtcatgaaaaatcctcctttcatggtaaataaataacaattgaaattGCCACTCATCCAGGATTAGCTcaatcaggctttgaacaactgggccccgTTATTCGAAAGACGATTAACCTAATCGAGGATTAGTgtaaacttttgtttcatattttcaacattttggtGAAAGTTTCTTTcgcttatttttgtttttcaaaaccgACTTCTTCTAATGTAAAGTTTGGCCGAATATCAGCATTCAACAACACCTTGgagtagagaaataaactccttCGTTAACTTTTAATCTGGGATTAGCGTTAATCGTCTTTTGAACTACCGTGCCCAGAAGTTGAAGATCAAAACCAAAGTTTAAACCTCAACTTCGATGCAATAAAATAACCCCAACAATTGCTTGTATTCATAGGAACAAGTACTTGATTACTAAAAAGTTCCTCGAACACTGTAAATGTACACTTGACACACAATTTATAAAATTCAGTAACTTTTTATACgtaaatattattgtaaattttgaACATAATTTACACGATAGGTTTCAAATATGGGAGCAACCTCCGAATACCCAGCAGTACACCTTAAAGAAACGAAcgagaataatttattgggcAAGTTCATTTAAAGCGTGGTAGATCGAGCCACGTTTTGATAATGTGGGAGGGGATCAAAAACTGGAAAGCTAAAAGACAAGCGGACTTTCAGTGAAATTCGTACGTTTTATACCACGTAAACCAACATCAAATGTATTCTCTATTAGAAATAGTTTTATGTTAACTTACATCTGGTAAGACAGCTCTAGCTGTATTTTGCTCATCAG is a window from the Acropora palmata chromosome 14, jaAcrPala1.3, whole genome shotgun sequence genome containing:
- the LOC141866551 gene encoding sorting nexin-7-like, which encodes MADDIDAFNPFDDENTDAADEQNTARAVLPDSTQEEADKSIDFGESEIEQSTVFLESFRIGGYDEMAQVKDLHVTVDDPEKHIGSYVSYNVTTKTTRGQFDHPEYTVRRRYQDFLWLRQRLEESYPTHIVPPLPEKKSFSKRFDRFSTEFLKLRQIALNKFVSRIADHPVMSFNDNFHVFLTAKTWELTSVKKQSPGLMSRMSDSMRNMASSWMLKNREPEFQEMAEFTKTFREKMVALESVSDKIAKDRFDLLEIYKEYIPIFNLWADAETKLVDPLHAMANAFDSNSSSLKSLLKAQDPRFMEPLHEYVLYTDAIKSTLKHRDTIQMEYEVTLEELSRKKTEKEELEKGTGGGRWFGKETDQSKQDKLERVNTNIEELSKLSESGNDRLECANVDLKADIERWHKNKRTDFRDLLTEYSERHVNYYEECLTAWQEALNIVSGNPLDRGEDLEDEA